A segment of the Amblyomma americanum isolate KBUSLIRL-KWMA chromosome 6, ASM5285725v1, whole genome shotgun sequence genome:
TTAACTTGATTCAAAAAACTTTGTTATGGCATTCACCATTTTCTCTTGCAGCGTCAAGTGCCGCTGCCTCATCTCCATCTCTCTGCTGTGACACGCTTCAAGGCTCTCAAGCAGCATCCTCTGCTCCGTGAGCAAAGCTTGCCTAAAGTCAGACGAAGCAGTCCGCAGCCTTTTTCTATTATTTTGCTGCTCGCGGATGCCTGCCTGCCCCTCAGCTCCTCCATCTTCAATGGCCGCTGACTCGGCTACAAAACCTCCGGCCCTGCTGTCGTCCGCGTTCAATGCGGGCTCCTGCCAATTTTCCAGTGCGGGGCTGCCATCCTCAGCGGTCCCGGTGTCGGCGCCCACCACCATGCCAAGAATGATCTGCGTGACAATTTATGATGTTTGCCTCTCAATGTCTTTGCTCCATAGACAAGCGAGAAGTGTGGGATCAAGCGTGTGTGAAACAAGGATGTCTCCAGTGACTAGCTGTGAACTGAAGCAGTGATAGTAGACGGATTTTGTTTCTGGCCCACTTATATTCTTTTGCCATCTAGTGGATAGAAGTtgaagtcgcttttcacatgcgttcctgtcgacctggccgtacaagtctgctctgctgctctcgaagctgacaagtctctacctaaacgaacccccattgaagttctggatctccgtagactcctgcagttctgcctggataatacttatttcgtcttccaaggacgcttttaccgtcaacttcagggcacaccaatgggtgcctctatatcagtgaccgtcgctaacctctgtatggaatccgtcgagcgccgtgcccttgaaacgtttgcatcacctcctagaattttcctgagatatgttgacgactgcttttgcctgaTTCGGAATTCTGACTTAGCCGTCTTCTCGCACCATTTGAATTCTATAGAACGAGCAATAGACTTCACTACCGAAGAAGAAGCGAATGGTGCGTTGCCGTTTCTGGATGTATTGATAAGGCGGGACAGCAACAAGCTCAGTttcagcgtttatagaaaaccgcccacaccggaagataccttaactttaattcggttcaccctgctacacagaagaaatcagtcgctatgtccttgttcaaacgaccgcaacgcatctgcagctcccttgaagaccagaccattgattttcaaactgtacgacaagaagtttcaagcaacaactacccgacgtcatttgtgcaatctgtggaaaaacagctatgtcgcccagcaagcgatactcctctgtcacccttaaaacgtgctgccgtgccctatgctcccggactaagcgaggctttagcacgcatcatgcgcacctttggtgttcatatcgcccactttccgacaagaaaactgcgccatgcgttggtaaatgtcaaagacccccttcccaaagaaaaatatccaggcatagtgtacaaggttccttgttccgactgtgactatgcatacattggcgaaaccggaaatttcgagaggcggctaaaagaacatagtaacgatgtacgtaacaaaaaagtggattcaaatgctatcgccgagcacgcagtatctacaggccatgacatcgactggggtcgggcacacgtgctttcaacagaaaagaagctataccctcgcctgcacttggaatcattaatcatccaaactactagtcacaccctcaaccgcaacgatggaaatcttaacccaatctacgcacgctccctgcgccctcttttcaagcatatgtaatgccactgagctgctcgcttcatttcaatgtgaacaaggctcccgtacgggagccgaaacgtctgtttttgttttttgttttctttggtcggcgctccttcttcttcgtcaacattgGCAATGTTTCTTCAAAGGTCATGTTTTCTTTGCTTACTGCCTGAGCAAATGCCTTTAGGTGCCACCTAAGGCTGATTCTGTAGACATCATGACCGCACTTGAAACATAAGGTGGTTGATGCTTTGAATTATGTGATGGTTTGTAGCACTAAACGACCGGATGACAGCACTAACAAATATGTCGTTGAGATGATGGAACTAGAAATAAACATCACTATGGTTCAAATGCAACCTAGCACATGCTGTGTGCTAGGCAACGTGCAGCAGTGCTGAAAGACAGACTACAAATGTcaagctgtttgcattttgtatgTGATGTCACCTTGACACGTTTATTTAGTATTGCAGTGTGCCACATATTTCATGACCACATCATAGATACTCCAATAAAGGCCATTTTTCAAAGTTCTCGGTGATGTAAATGAAAAGGTGAGGAAATGATCGAGCACAACATTTTTGGCAAGTGCACTGCCAATCTCAAATTTGATCTACATACCTCCTCTACAGTGGCTCCCCCAGAGCAGCGGGTTTCTTGAACGAGTGAGGGGTCGTTCATTGGTAACGACCCCAAGAAAGAATGGATCCGAGCGTAATGGGGCCATTGGATGGCGCCCGATCCTGTGGTGGTTCCATTTTTGTTGAAGTCCCTAAAAGGATGGAAAGTTGCGCAAGTTTACATAAAGGCAGAGCAGTGTGCAtttaaaagagaaaagaaaagcccGTCATTAGGTGcatattaaacagaaaaaaacaagcctACCAGATTTTACATTCAGACGCCAGGCTTGAAATGAATGGAGACGTAATGAATCAAAATTGCACGCTAGCGCTAAGAAGCGGGGAGCCGTCTGGTGCTACCAAAGGActtttttttatcactgcttaCAAATAGCTAAATGAGCAAGGCGGGTTCTCGGCGGTAATTTGCGGGCACCCTCCCCTAGAGGTCGGAAAATATGCAGGTGCCCTGAAGCgcgccgaaagttcttcgaacgtCTCTCTCATTGTCTGAAGACCATCGCGAACTCGCAATTGAAACAGCTTACAACCATGCTTTTATAACACTTCGGAATTCGACTGCCGTCGGTCCAAGAGTGAGTTGCGGCAAAAGACAGCAGGGAGTCGGTTTCATCGTATTCACTGTGCGAAGAGTAAAACTACTCCATAACAAAAAAACTATGCGATGTCTTCACCGTATACCATGGCCGACTCAAATCTCGTTAGGCACGAAATCCAGCGCAAACAAAAAAATACACGCGAGAACTCAACACCCCCACGGTGAGCAGCCGACAAAACctgcctgcacgcgctcgattAAAAATTGTCGCTGCTGACGCGCCGAACCTGCGCCACAGAACTGCTTCAGCACCGCGCTGGCAACACTTTTTCTGgattggtgccgtgaaccagcactgaatcgaatgcagctaTAGCGCAATGACATCTCGTGAAGCGTGAATTCAAAGCAACGAAGCAGAACAGGTGCAGGTGAGAAAGCCAGTGCCTGCGAAGTTGGAGGCCGTCTAAAAATGCTTACTTACCGGTACATCTGCGTCAAGTTTCTTatcttgtggcgcacctctgctgatGTGCGATGGAACCCTAGgatccgcaacgcctccgcgatttccgcatacactgcggcgttcctcttctggcgccgcaaatcctTCAGGTGGTCCTGCCAGCaatcgatgagagcggctgtctcgcgctcgctccacagtctgcgcgccggcgagcaggaggacgccatcttcgtttacactgacggcgatgcttggagcgtggtgtggagattattttcaaacatgtttgcatataagcacgcatagtacctgaaaatgtTCTGTCTTGCAATTTAATTAATtaaaacaacaacaattgtggtttcgttttgttaactagtgtttatttctatagcttcatgagagcgagagtgttctcgattgtgcttggaacctcaagcactcttgaggaatcggcattgagtcaagcaggatcgagctcgattgcgcttgaaagtggccgtgtgacaaccgtcgatctgcattgagttcgatgaacattgactcaatgaggatcgaaagtgcccgtgtgacaggggtataagtcattccgcggcacgctgagtcaacGATGGAGGAGCGAAGgcgagagggtatcactttggcgcggtcgaggttaccccctttccgtcgacattgagcaaaaacttctccgacattcgcgaaaaatcgacgccgcgcgtttATAAGTTTACTTTAGCGCCCgaccggcgagctgagtgaaaagcgcACGCACGATTTACGCGCTCTCCAGggttctttcgcgctgttttttttttgttttactttaccgcgcgctGGCGCGATTGCGTAGGCGCAGCGACggtttttcgaaaatgcgccgaattttgtgacactgcgccttcctttaagaatattgtgcaacaatattcacaatcTATATGGCGAATGCCAGGATACACACACATCAATACAATGATGTCTGCACGCACACAACAGTTGAAAACCGTCAAAATTCACATCAATACATGCCGCCACTAGGCAAAACATTAACACAACACAAACAGGGAGTATTCAAGTTCAAGGCATTTTTGCGCCTATACTTCCAGATACATTTCCTACTTGCGCTTCCGCAATGCGCGCGTGAGGACCTTCACGGGCCACAAGAGTCTCTTCGACTCGCGGGTCTTTTTCTCGGTCAACCTGGGCTTCTGTTTCGCCCAACGTGAACCCTGTAGATAAATTTGCCGACTAGGAAAAGAGTTGTGCGCTTAGGTATGCACACACAACAAGGCAATCGATGGATTCAAGGGCACCTGCGTCAAACCACACAGGCTTACAATATTTACCGGTGTGAATGCACGCTTGGTCACATTCCAGAATTTTGCTGTGCGATCGAAAGGCAGCTGAAGTAATGTGCGCAATAGCACGATGAACATGTCCAAAACCTGCGCTAAGCTGAGCCTAGCCGGAGTTTGACACCTTGTCCTCTCGAGctttcttttgcgtttcgctgctTCTTTGTGACCACTCCGTGGCGTTTCTTTCGGCTTCGCACGGCTTTCTACTGCAGTGCCCGTCCTTTGCAGcgagatcgttttttttttcctcggggCTTTTATCCGCGTGGGAATCTTCCGTTCTTCGTTCTTGACAGTCTGCTTCGCTGCTCCTTTGCTGGAGCTAGCACGCTCGCACTTCCTTTGCCACTTCCTTTTCGCTTTGCGATCACTGCGCTGTTCCGAAGAGCAGGATTCAGATTTCTCCTTCTCGTGGCTACTTTCTGGGCCCTTTGGAAATTTTGCCCCCTTTATGTTGCCCAATATGAGTTCGTATATGAGGCGCTTCATGCACAGTGCAGTTAGTTTCCCGCTCTAGTACGGAGTCCGCACATATACTTCAGCTTCCGGCAAGCGCTGAAACGAGCCGTCCACTAGCCGCACAAGGCTCTTCGTTCCAGTGAGATCCTTATCTCACTAGTCTTCGTTTTATTATTAAAGCGCTGCTTCCCGTGTCTCGCAACACTATTTTTTCTCCTACCTTCCCTTTCAGGGCAGGCATTCTGCTCATTTCGGCTTCCGGTAGCGCGTTCACAACGGCATTCACGACGGGCACCTTCTTGCCCGTCTTCAGTTCTACAaa
Coding sequences within it:
- the LOC144095042 gene encoding uncharacterized protein LOC144095042, producing MYRDFNKNGTTTGSGAIQWPHYARIHSFLGSLPMNDPSLVQETRCSGGATVEEIILGMVVGADTGTAEDGSPALENWQEPALNADDSRAGGFVAESAAIEDGGAEGQAGIREQQNNRKRLRTASSDFRQALLTEQRMLLESLEACHSREMEMRQRHLTLQEKMVNAITKFFESS